The following proteins come from a genomic window of Pseudomonas syringae:
- a CDS encoding patatin-like phospholipase family protein: MHMTSNDTRLSMPSPEGRSRVIVEHAGKRRITLTGYENGVTRLELALPPVNKLILSGGGAKGFAYSGAVTALEQQGVLNDIQAVYGSSAGAIMAVLIACGMDARQFDTLTDDTDLLSLLDSADNNAGWFQQAFSDLGAITQKALPGAIGDFTRVLLGVLPRIQSQALPLQAMLRETARSAILSRTGDEHAPEVTDIRDRLLAGGVVTFADLAVLNRHIPQIKNLNITGTAMLAGMPQLVVFSAALTPDLDIAMAAHVSASLPVLFRQPSGEGLAFQAIEELTFFQDGGVLLNTPVPQLIDPGMATDLMSGSDMLILRFEQEESPIDRGGFTQLLTDWLTGAPVSASREFQNLSLKAFAEQTVVVPLRTEKGDFRGALSGTLNFGMTADIKDHLQERLRQAVHVHLTRRAEKREEYVFESMNEALLSMDDEMLDSVLNRAPDGTVNSIMTWLSGANATLAMLDARVEAYENSSRLRLTDSLREAIARLDGMVTDPAHLRWLALQLNRFDRKARLRLLDAVRDNAVASPVLAAALAEMREREVRVIASNIRKSVIFPSMHLFLQTSANINLLLSADRILLQATTASEVNRALDGIIAAYASRSTLPGQLLQSGTVELAKSWRITTADATAQ; the protein is encoded by the coding sequence ATGCACATGACCTCGAACGACACCCGGCTATCAATGCCCAGCCCCGAAGGCCGTTCTCGGGTAATTGTCGAGCATGCAGGCAAGCGTCGCATCACATTGACCGGTTATGAAAACGGCGTGACCCGGCTTGAACTGGCGTTGCCGCCGGTCAACAAACTGATTCTCAGTGGTGGTGGCGCGAAGGGCTTTGCCTACTCCGGGGCGGTCACGGCACTGGAACAACAAGGGGTCCTGAACGACATTCAGGCGGTGTATGGCTCTTCAGCGGGGGCGATCATGGCGGTACTGATTGCTTGCGGGATGGATGCTCGGCAGTTCGACACGCTCACGGATGACACCGATCTGCTTTCGCTGCTCGACAGCGCGGACAACAACGCCGGTTGGTTTCAGCAGGCCTTTTCCGACCTCGGTGCGATAACGCAAAAAGCACTGCCCGGCGCCATTGGCGATTTTACCCGTGTGCTATTGGGTGTCTTGCCGCGTATCCAGTCTCAGGCTCTGCCGCTGCAAGCCATGCTGCGTGAAACCGCCCGGTCGGCGATCCTGAGCCGGACCGGTGATGAACACGCCCCCGAGGTCACTGACATCCGGGATCGCCTGCTGGCCGGGGGTGTTGTGACGTTCGCTGACCTGGCAGTGCTTAATCGCCATATCCCGCAGATCAAGAATCTGAACATCACCGGCACGGCCATGCTCGCGGGGATGCCGCAACTGGTGGTATTCAGCGCGGCGTTGACTCCTGATCTGGATATTGCAATGGCCGCGCATGTTTCCGCGTCTCTGCCTGTGCTGTTCAGGCAGCCTTCCGGAGAGGGGTTGGCGTTTCAGGCAATTGAAGAACTGACCTTCTTTCAGGATGGTGGCGTACTGCTCAATACGCCGGTGCCGCAACTCATTGATCCGGGAATGGCAACCGACCTCATGTCCGGCTCGGACATGTTGATCCTTCGGTTCGAGCAGGAGGAAAGCCCGATCGACCGTGGTGGCTTTACGCAGTTGTTGACCGACTGGCTGACAGGGGCTCCTGTTTCCGCAAGTCGTGAATTCCAGAACCTCAGCCTCAAGGCCTTTGCGGAGCAGACCGTGGTAGTACCACTGCGCACGGAAAAGGGCGATTTCAGGGGCGCGTTGAGCGGCACGCTGAATTTCGGCATGACCGCCGACATCAAGGACCATCTGCAGGAGCGTTTGCGGCAGGCGGTCCATGTACATCTGACGCGGCGTGCAGAAAAACGAGAGGAATATGTGTTCGAATCCATGAACGAGGCGCTGCTGAGCATGGACGACGAGATGCTTGATAGCGTCCTGAACAGGGCGCCCGATGGCACAGTGAACAGCATAATGACGTGGCTCTCAGGCGCCAACGCCACACTTGCCATGCTGGATGCCAGGGTGGAAGCCTACGAGAACAGCAGTCGATTGAGGTTGACTGACAGTCTTCGCGAAGCGATTGCGCGTCTTGATGGGATGGTTACCGACCCGGCGCACCTCAGGTGGTTGGCACTGCAGTTGAATCGTTTCGACAGAAAGGCCCGCTTGCGCCTGCTTGATGCCGTGCGCGATAACGCCGTGGCATCGCCGGTTCTGGCTGCCGCGTTGGCCGAAATGCGTGAACGGGAAGTTCGCGTCATTGCAAGCAACATCAGAAAATCAGTGATCTTCCCGTCGATGCATCTCTTTCTGCAAACTTCAGCCAATATCAATCTGTTGCTGAGTGCTGACCGGATCCTGTTGCAGGCGACCACGGCCAGCGAAGTCAATCGCGCGCTGGATGGCATTATTGCTGCCTATGCCTCCAGATCCACGCTTCCCGGGCAGTTGTTGCAATCAGGTACTGTGGAGCTGGCAAAGTCGTGGCGTATAACAACGGCCGATGCAACTGCGCAATGA
- a CDS encoding aldolase, producing the protein MIDENALRQEICDVGRLLYGRGYTVGSAGNISARLDDGWLITPTDACLGRMDPADIAKVNLDGEWVSGSKPSKTLALHREVYDRNPQVGGVVHTHSTHLVALTLAGVWREDDILPPLTPYQVMKVGHIPLIAYERPGSPKVAERVAQLANSVRGVMLERLGPVVWESSVAKACYALEELEETARLWLMSNPKPEPLDPAALEELRQVFGAKW; encoded by the coding sequence ATGATCGATGAAAACGCTTTGCGTCAGGAAATCTGCGATGTCGGCAGGCTGTTGTATGGCCGTGGCTACACGGTCGGCAGCGCGGGCAACATCAGCGCACGGCTCGACGACGGCTGGCTGATCACCCCGACTGATGCTTGTCTGGGCCGCATGGACCCGGCCGATATTGCCAAGGTCAATCTGGACGGTGAGTGGGTGTCAGGCAGCAAGCCTTCCAAGACCCTGGCGCTGCACCGCGAAGTCTACGACCGCAACCCGCAGGTCGGCGGCGTGGTGCACACCCACTCGACACATCTGGTCGCACTGACCCTGGCGGGCGTCTGGCGTGAAGACGACATTCTGCCGCCACTGACGCCGTATCAAGTCATGAAGGTCGGGCACATCCCGTTGATCGCTTACGAGCGTCCCGGCTCGCCAAAAGTCGCCGAGCGTGTGGCACAACTCGCCAACAGCGTGCGCGGCGTGATGCTCGAACGGCTCGGCCCGGTGGTCTGGGAAAGCTCGGTCGCCAAGGCTTGCTACGCCTTGGAAGAGCTGGAAGAAACCGCTCGGCTGTGGCTGATGAGCAACCCCAAACCCGAACCGCTCGACCCCGCCGCGCTTGAAGAATTGCGTCAGGTGTTCGGCGCGAAATGGTAA
- a CDS encoding SLC13 family permease: protein MTPLMLMVVAGAGIALLLFLVLKYKFQPFVALMLVSIIVALVAGVKPADLVATIEGGMGKTLGHIAIIIALGAMIGRIIELSGGAEALAKTLINRFGNKRTPLALTVAGFMVGIPVFFEVGVIILMPLAYGVARAARKPLLIFALPMCAALLAVHAFLPPHPGAVAAASQLGADLGRVLMLGIPIVAVLCAIGYFVAGRMTRKTYPMTDDIRAEVYGSHVTNEDLEAWARNDYSGVREATETRTLGAEESASSLASKLPPAPAPGFGLIIALILLPIVLILLGTLATTLLPATSTLRAVLTVLGAPLVALLIDTLLCAWLLGSRRGWSRSQVSDVIGSALPGVAMVILIAGAGGVFGKVLVDTGIGAVVSEALRNTGLPVLALGFLLTLLLRAVQGSTTVALVTTAGILSPLIATLDLSANHLALLCLAMGGGGLAMSHINDAGYWMFTKLAGLNVADGLRTWTVLVTLLGTLGFVITLLLWPFV from the coding sequence ATGACACCACTCATGTTGATGGTCGTGGCCGGTGCGGGCATCGCACTGCTGCTGTTCCTGGTGCTCAAGTACAAATTTCAGCCGTTCGTTGCGTTGATGCTGGTCAGCATCATCGTGGCGTTGGTCGCCGGTGTTAAACCGGCCGATCTGGTTGCCACCATCGAAGGCGGCATGGGCAAGACGCTCGGCCATATCGCAATCATCATTGCGCTGGGCGCGATGATCGGACGCATCATCGAGCTGTCGGGCGGCGCCGAAGCGCTGGCTAAAACCCTGATCAACCGCTTCGGCAACAAGCGCACGCCGCTGGCCCTGACGGTAGCGGGTTTCATGGTCGGCATTCCGGTGTTCTTCGAGGTCGGCGTGATCATCCTCATGCCATTGGCTTACGGTGTGGCACGGGCGGCCCGCAAGCCGCTGCTGATTTTCGCGCTGCCGATGTGTGCCGCTCTGCTGGCGGTGCATGCGTTCCTGCCACCGCACCCCGGCGCAGTTGCCGCTGCCAGCCAGTTGGGCGCGGACCTGGGGCGCGTATTGATGCTGGGTATTCCGATCGTGGCGGTGCTGTGTGCGATCGGTTACTTCGTCGCAGGCCGCATGACGCGTAAAACCTATCCGATGACCGACGACATTCGCGCCGAAGTCTACGGCTCGCACGTCACTAACGAAGACCTGGAAGCCTGGGCCCGCAATGACTATTCAGGCGTGCGTGAAGCGACCGAAACCAGAACCCTGGGTGCCGAAGAAAGCGCCAGCAGCCTGGCGAGCAAACTGCCACCTGCGCCTGCACCGGGTTTCGGGCTGATCATTGCCCTGATTCTGTTGCCGATTGTGTTAATCCTGCTGGGAACCCTGGCGACCACTCTGCTGCCCGCCACCTCTACGTTGCGCGCAGTGCTGACCGTACTTGGTGCGCCACTGGTAGCGCTGTTGATCGACACACTGCTGTGCGCCTGGCTGCTGGGTTCGCGCCGTGGCTGGAGCCGTTCTCAGGTGTCCGACGTAATCGGCTCGGCCTTGCCCGGTGTGGCAATGGTGATCCTGATTGCCGGCGCCGGTGGCGTATTCGGCAAGGTGCTGGTCGATACCGGAATCGGTGCCGTGGTCTCCGAAGCGCTGCGTAACACTGGTCTGCCGGTACTCGCGCTGGGCTTCCTGCTGACCTTGCTGCTGCGCGCCGTTCAAGGCTCTACCACCGTGGCGCTGGTGACCACGGCCGGTATTCTCAGCCCGCTGATCGCCACGCTGGACCTGAGCGCCAACCATCTGGCCCTGCTGTGCCTGGCAATGGGCGGTGGCGGTCTGGCCATGTCGCACATCAACGATGCCGGTTACTGGATGTTCACCAAGCTGGCGGGCCTCAACGTCGCCGACGGCTTGCGCACCTGGACCGTGCTGGTCACGCTGCTCGGTACACTGGGCTTCGTGATCACCCTGCTGCTTTGGCCATTCGTCTGA
- the otnK gene encoding 3-oxo-tetronate kinase, whose amino-acid sequence MSLNNARPLLGCIADDFTGATDLANMLVRGGMRTVQSIGIPGAEMAADLDADAIVIALKSRTTPSADAVAESLAALEWLRERGCEQIFFKYCSTFDSTAAGNIGQVSEALLAQLGSDFTLACPAFPENGRTLFRGHLFVQDQLLSESGMQHHPLTPMTDANLVRVLQAQTSGKVGLLRYDTVAKGVDSVRSRMAELRAEGVSMAIADALSDADLYTLGEACADLPLLTGGSGLALGLPGNFRKAGKLRDIDAAKPINISGGEVVLAGSASVATNGQVAAWLEDNRPALRINPLDLAAGKPVVEQALAFARDAGQTVLIYATSTPDEVKAVQKELGVERSGAMVEAALGEIAKGLLDAGVRRFVVAGGETSGAVVQALGVQLLQIGAQIDPGVPATVSSGAQPLALALKSGNFGARDFFTKALKQLAGAA is encoded by the coding sequence ATGAGCCTGAACAACGCTCGCCCGCTGCTGGGCTGCATTGCTGACGATTTCACCGGCGCAACCGACCTGGCCAACATGCTGGTCCGTGGCGGTATGCGTACGGTGCAGAGCATCGGCATTCCCGGCGCCGAGATGGCGGCGGATCTGGACGCCGATGCGATTGTCATCGCACTGAAATCGCGTACCACGCCCAGCGCTGACGCAGTGGCTGAATCCCTGGCTGCGCTGGAGTGGCTGCGCGAACGCGGCTGCGAGCAGATCTTCTTCAAATACTGCTCGACCTTCGATTCGACTGCCGCCGGCAATATTGGTCAGGTCAGCGAGGCGTTACTGGCGCAATTGGGCAGCGATTTCACCCTCGCCTGCCCGGCCTTCCCGGAAAACGGCCGCACCCTTTTCCGCGGTCACCTGTTCGTGCAGGACCAGCTCCTCAGCGAATCGGGCATGCAGCATCACCCGCTGACGCCCATGACCGATGCCAATCTGGTGCGCGTGCTGCAAGCGCAGACTTCCGGCAAGGTCGGCCTGTTGCGTTACGACACGGTCGCCAAAGGCGTCGACAGCGTGCGCAGCAGAATGGCCGAACTGCGTGCCGAAGGAGTGAGCATGGCGATTGCCGACGCGCTGTCGGACGCCGACTTGTACACGCTGGGCGAAGCCTGCGCCGACCTGCCGCTGCTGACCGGTGGTTCAGGGTTGGCACTGGGCCTGCCTGGCAACTTTCGCAAGGCGGGCAAGCTGCGCGACATCGACGCGGCCAAGCCAATCAACATCAGTGGTGGTGAAGTGGTGCTGGCGGGCAGCGCCTCGGTCGCCACCAACGGTCAGGTTGCGGCCTGGCTGGAAGATAATCGTCCTGCCCTGCGCATCAATCCGCTGGATCTGGCCGCAGGCAAACCGGTGGTTGAACAGGCACTGGCGTTTGCCAGAGACGCTGGGCAAACCGTGTTGATCTACGCCACCAGCACCCCGGATGAAGTCAAAGCCGTACAGAAAGAACTGGGCGTCGAACGTTCCGGTGCCATGGTTGAAGCCGCGCTGGGCGAAATCGCCAAAGGCCTGCTGGACGCTGGCGTGCGGCGCTTCGTGGTGGCAGGTGGCGAAACCTCCGGCGCGGTGGTTCAAGCGCTGGGCGTGCAATTGCTGCAAATCGGCGCACAGATTGATCCGGGCGTTCCGGCCACCGTCAGCAGCGGCGCTCAACCGCTGGCATTGGCGCTGAAATCCGGCAATTTCGGTGCACGCGACTTCTTCACCAAGGCCCTCAAGCAATTGGCGGGGGCAGCCTGA
- the choV gene encoding choline ABC transporter ATP-binding protein — protein MSIIKFDKVDVIFSKDPREALKLLDEGLTRDQILKKTGQIVGVENASLDIEKGEICVLMGLSGSGKSSLLRCINGLNTVSRGSLFVEHEGSQINIANCSAAELKMMRTKRIAMVFQKFALMPWLTVRENISFGLEMQGRPEKERRKLVDEKLELVGLTQWRNKKPDELSGGMQQRVGLARALAMDADILLMDEPFSALDPLIRQGLQDELLALQSKLSKTIVFVSHDLDEALKLGSRIAIMKDGRIVQYSVPEQIVLNPADEYVRTFVAHTNPLNVLCGRSLMRTVDDCTRVNGSVCLDPSGDSWLDLAEGNVIKGARQGTGPLDLQNWTPGQDVNSLDRRPTLVHSNIGMRDALQIRYQTGNKLVLQDGNQVVGILGDTELYHALLGKNHG, from the coding sequence ATGAGCATCATCAAATTCGACAAGGTAGACGTCATCTTCTCCAAGGACCCGCGTGAGGCCCTCAAGCTGCTGGATGAAGGCCTTACGCGTGACCAGATCCTCAAGAAAACCGGGCAGATCGTCGGCGTTGAAAACGCCAGTCTGGATATCGAGAAGGGCGAAATCTGCGTATTGATGGGCCTTTCGGGCTCAGGCAAATCCAGCCTCTTGCGTTGTATCAACGGTCTCAACACCGTGAGCCGTGGCTCGCTGTTCGTCGAACACGAAGGTTCGCAGATCAATATCGCCAATTGCAGCGCCGCCGAGCTGAAAATGATGCGCACCAAGCGCATTGCGATGGTGTTCCAGAAGTTCGCCCTGATGCCCTGGTTGACGGTGCGCGAGAACATCAGTTTCGGCCTGGAAATGCAGGGTCGTCCTGAAAAGGAACGGCGCAAGCTGGTGGATGAAAAGCTCGAACTGGTCGGCCTGACCCAGTGGCGCAACAAAAAGCCGGACGAGCTTTCCGGCGGCATGCAGCAGCGCGTAGGCCTGGCCCGTGCGTTGGCGATGGACGCCGACATCCTGCTGATGGACGAACCGTTCTCGGCGCTCGACCCGTTGATCCGCCAGGGTTTGCAGGACGAGCTGCTCGCCCTGCAAAGCAAGCTGAGCAAGACCATCGTGTTCGTCAGCCACGATCTGGACGAGGCACTCAAACTCGGCAGCCGCATCGCCATCATGAAAGACGGCCGCATCGTGCAGTACAGCGTGCCGGAACAGATCGTCCTCAACCCGGCCGATGAGTACGTGCGGACCTTCGTTGCGCACACCAACCCGTTGAATGTGCTGTGTGGTCGCAGCCTGATGCGCACCGTCGATGACTGCACCAGGGTCAACGGCTCGGTGTGCCTGGACCCGAGTGGCGACTCGTGGCTCGATCTGGCCGAAGGCAATGTGATCAAGGGCGCACGCCAAGGCACCGGCCCGCTCGACCTGCAAAACTGGACCCCCGGTCAGGACGTGAACAGCCTGGACCGCCGCCCGACGCTGGTGCATTCCAACATCGGCATGCGCGACGCCTTGCAGATCCGCTACCAGACAGGCAATAAACTGGTCTTGCAGGATGGCAATCAGGTGGTCGGCATTCTGGGTGATACCGAGCTGTACCACGCACTGCTGGGTAAAAATCATGGTTGA
- the ltnD gene encoding L-threonate dehydrogenase, translating into MNSKNVGVIGLGAMGLGIARSLLRSGFNVHACDVRSSVTEAFAQEGGVACQSPASMAAACDVIITVVVNAEQTETVLFGENGAVAALRPGSLVIGCATVAPTFAVELGERLVAQNLLYLDAPISGGAAKAAAGQMTMMTSGPADSYAKAEAILNGMAGKVYRLGDVHGLGSKVKIINQLLAGVHIAASAEAMALGLREGVDADALYEVITNSAGNSWMFENRVPHILNADYTPLSAVDIFVKDLGLVLDTARSSKFPLPLSATAHQMFMQASSAGFGREDDSAVIKIFPGIELPKAKPEKA; encoded by the coding sequence ATGAACAGCAAAAATGTTGGCGTTATCGGCCTGGGTGCGATGGGCCTGGGCATTGCCCGCTCGTTGCTGCGCAGCGGTTTCAATGTGCATGCCTGCGATGTGCGCAGCAGCGTGACTGAAGCGTTCGCCCAGGAAGGCGGTGTTGCCTGCCAATCTCCCGCCAGCATGGCGGCTGCCTGCGATGTGATCATTACCGTCGTGGTCAATGCCGAGCAGACCGAGACCGTCCTGTTTGGTGAGAACGGCGCGGTTGCAGCCTTGCGTCCGGGCAGCCTGGTGATTGGTTGCGCCACCGTCGCGCCAACCTTCGCAGTTGAACTCGGCGAGCGGCTGGTCGCGCAAAACCTGCTGTACCTCGATGCACCGATCTCCGGCGGCGCAGCCAAGGCCGCTGCGGGCCAGATGACCATGATGACGTCCGGCCCGGCCGACTCCTACGCCAAGGCTGAAGCCATCCTCAATGGCATGGCTGGCAAGGTCTACCGCCTGGGCGACGTCCACGGGCTGGGCTCGAAAGTCAAGATCATCAATCAGTTGCTGGCTGGCGTGCACATCGCGGCCAGTGCCGAGGCCATGGCGCTCGGCCTGCGTGAAGGCGTGGATGCCGACGCGCTGTACGAAGTGATCACCAACAGCGCCGGTAACTCGTGGATGTTCGAAAACCGCGTGCCGCACATTCTCAACGCCGATTACACACCGCTGTCGGCTGTGGATATTTTCGTCAAGGACCTCGGTCTGGTGCTGGATACCGCCCGCAGCAGCAAATTCCCGCTGCCGCTGTCGGCCACGGCGCACCAGATGTTCATGCAGGCGTCCAGCGCAGGTTTCGGCCGTGAAGATGACTCGGCGGTGATCAAGATTTTCCCGGGCATTGAACTGCCGAAAGCCAAGCCAGAAAAAGCCTGA
- a CDS encoding YkgJ family cysteine cluster protein, producing the protein MKSTLIAAAELDRIDTWAKYSSHMCGGCVSSCCTLPVEVKIKDLIRIGIVDEFERGDPAKNIAKRLQKEGIVERYNQKSEIFTLQRMSNNDCLYLDRKSRLCTIYDKRPDTCRNHPKIGPRPGYCAYKPKDVVRQDSGSLKNATSAPVPKF; encoded by the coding sequence ATGAAATCCACCTTGATCGCCGCCGCAGAACTCGATCGTATCGACACCTGGGCCAAGTATTCCAGCCACATGTGCGGGGGCTGCGTGTCCAGTTGCTGCACGTTGCCGGTCGAAGTAAAGATCAAGGACCTGATCCGCATCGGCATCGTCGATGAGTTCGAACGGGGCGACCCGGCGAAGAACATCGCCAAGCGGTTGCAAAAGGAAGGCATCGTCGAGCGCTACAACCAGAAGTCGGAAATCTTCACCCTGCAGCGCATGAGCAACAACGACTGCCTGTATCTGGACCGCAAAAGTCGTCTGTGCACGATCTACGACAAGCGCCCGGATACCTGCCGCAACCATCCGAAGATCGGCCCGCGCCCCGGTTACTGCGCCTACAAGCCCAAAGACGTGGTTCGTCAGGACAGCGGTTCACTGAAAAACGCCACCAGCGCGCCAGTGCCGAAATTCTGA
- the otnI gene encoding 2-oxo-tetronate isomerase: MPRFAANLSMLYPQHDFLERFAAAAADGFGAVEYLFPYAYTPQELKQRLTDNGLVQALFNAPPGDWDACERGIATLPGREAEFRNGVERALEYAQVLGNDRVHVMAGLLPDENLRERHQAVYLENLAFAAQQAKGAGVTILIEPINTRDMPGFFLNRQDQAQDICRLVGADNLKVQFDCYHCQIVEGDLTTKLRRDFAGIGHIQIAGVPDRHEPNLGELNYEHLFNVIDELGYTGWIGCEYRPKGDTSEGLEWLRQLQAKG, from the coding sequence ATGCCTCGTTTTGCCGCCAACCTCAGCATGCTGTACCCGCAGCATGATTTTCTTGAGCGCTTCGCCGCAGCCGCTGCCGATGGTTTCGGCGCGGTCGAGTATCTGTTTCCCTATGCCTACACGCCGCAGGAACTCAAACAGCGCCTGACCGACAACGGGCTGGTGCAGGCGCTGTTCAACGCCCCGCCGGGTGACTGGGATGCTTGCGAACGCGGCATCGCCACGCTGCCGGGCCGCGAAGCGGAATTTCGCAACGGCGTTGAACGTGCGCTGGAATATGCGCAGGTGCTGGGCAACGACCGCGTTCACGTGATGGCCGGCCTGCTACCTGACGAGAACCTGCGTGAGCGTCATCAGGCGGTCTACCTGGAAAACCTGGCGTTCGCGGCGCAACAGGCAAAGGGCGCAGGCGTCACAATCCTGATCGAGCCGATCAACACCCGAGACATGCCGGGCTTCTTCCTCAATCGCCAGGATCAGGCGCAGGACATCTGCAGGCTGGTGGGCGCGGACAACCTCAAAGTGCAGTTCGACTGCTACCACTGCCAGATCGTCGAAGGCGACCTGACCACCAAACTGCGTCGTGACTTTGCAGGCATCGGCCACATCCAGATCGCAGGCGTACCGGACCGCCACGAGCCGAACCTCGGTGAACTAAATTATGAGCACCTGTTCAACGTCATCGACGAGTTGGGCTACACGGGCTGGATCGGCTGCGAATACCGTCCGAAAGGCGACACCAGCGAAGGTTTGGAATGGCTACGCCAGTTACAGGCAAAGGGCTGA
- the ahcY gene encoding adenosylhomocysteinase — translation MSAVITPAGFNDFKVADISLAAWGRRETIIAESEMPALMGLRRKYAAEQPLKGAKILGCIHMTIQTAVLIETLVALGAEVRWSSCNIFSTQDQAAAAIAAAGIAVYAWKGETEEEYEWCIEQTILKDGQPWDANMILDDGGDLTEIIHKKYPAMLDKIHGVTEETTTGVHRLLDMLAKGELKIPAINVNDSVTKSKNDNKYGCRHSLNDAIKRGTDHLLSGKQALVIGYGDVGKGSAQSLRQEGMIVKVTEVDPICAMQACMDGFELVSPFIDGENDGTEASIDKALLGKIDLIVTTTGNVNVCDSNMLKALKKRAVVCNIGHFDNEIDTAFMRKNWAWEEVKPQVHKIHRTGAGSFDAQNDDYLILLAEGRLVNLGNATGHPSRIMDGSFANQVLAQIFLFDQKYADLAPAKKAERLTVEVLPKKLDEEVALEMVRGFGGVVTKLTKTQADYIGVTVEGPFKPDAYRY, via the coding sequence ATGAGTGCTGTAATCACGCCCGCAGGTTTTAATGACTTCAAGGTCGCCGACATTTCCCTGGCTGCCTGGGGTCGCCGCGAAACCATTATCGCCGAATCCGAAATGCCTGCCCTGATGGGCCTGCGCCGTAAATACGCCGCTGAGCAGCCGCTCAAAGGCGCGAAAATTCTCGGCTGCATCCACATGACCATTCAGACGGCCGTACTGATCGAAACCCTGGTTGCCCTGGGTGCCGAAGTACGCTGGTCGTCGTGCAACATCTTCTCCACTCAGGACCAGGCCGCTGCTGCCATCGCCGCTGCCGGTATTGCTGTGTACGCCTGGAAAGGCGAAACCGAAGAAGAATACGAGTGGTGCATCGAACAGACCATCCTCAAGGATGGCCAGCCTTGGGATGCCAACATGATCCTCGATGACGGCGGCGACCTGACCGAGATCATCCACAAGAAATACCCGGCGATGCTGGACAAGATCCACGGCGTCACCGAAGAAACCACCACCGGCGTTCACCGCCTGCTGGACATGCTGGCCAAGGGCGAGCTGAAAATTCCGGCCATCAACGTCAACGACTCGGTGACCAAGAGCAAGAACGACAACAAGTATGGCTGCCGTCACAGCCTGAACGACGCCATCAAGCGCGGCACCGACCACTTGCTGTCCGGCAAGCAGGCGCTGGTGATCGGCTACGGTGACGTGGGCAAGGGTTCGGCCCAGTCCCTGCGTCAGGAAGGCATGATCGTCAAAGTGACCGAAGTCGATCCGATCTGCGCCATGCAAGCCTGCATGGACGGTTTCGAACTGGTTTCCCCGTTCATCGACGGCGAAAACGACGGCACCGAAGCGAGCATCGACAAAGCGCTGCTGGGCAAGATCGACCTGATCGTGACCACCACCGGTAACGTCAACGTGTGCGACTCCAACATGCTCAAAGCGCTGAAAAAGCGTGCGGTCGTGTGCAACATCGGCCACTTCGACAACGAAATCGACACCGCTTTCATGCGCAAGAACTGGGCATGGGAAGAAGTGAAGCCACAGGTTCACAAGATCCATCGTACTGGTGCAGGCTCGTTTGACGCACAGAACGACGACTACCTGATTCTGCTGGCCGAAGGCCGTCTGGTGAACCTGGGCAACGCCACCGGTCACCCAAGCCGTATCATGGATGGCTCGTTCGCCAACCAGGTTCTGGCGCAGATCTTCCTCTTCGACCAGAAGTACGCTGACCTGGCACCGGCCAAAAAAGCCGAGCGTCTGACTGTTGAAGTACTGCCGAAGAAACTCGACGAAGAAGTGGCCCTGGAAATGGTCCGCGGCTTCGGCGGCGTCGTCACCAAACTGACCAAGACCCAGGCCGATTACATCGGCGTGACCGTCGAAGGTCCGTTCAAGCCAGACGCTTATCGCTATTGA
- a CDS encoding acyl-CoA thioesterase, translating into MNFHTRKWVKPEDLNPNGTLFGGSLLRWIDEEAAIYAIVQLGNQRVVTKYISEINFVSASRQGDIIELGITATEFGRTSITLKCQVRNKITRKSILTVEKIVFVNLDEDGQPAPHGRTEIRYIKDQFDVED; encoded by the coding sequence ATGAATTTCCACACCCGCAAGTGGGTAAAACCCGAAGACCTGAACCCTAACGGCACGCTGTTCGGCGGTAGCCTGCTGCGCTGGATCGATGAAGAGGCGGCGATCTACGCCATCGTTCAGCTGGGTAATCAGCGGGTGGTGACCAAGTACATTTCCGAGATCAACTTTGTCAGCGCTTCGCGCCAGGGTGACATCATCGAACTGGGTATTACCGCCACCGAGTTCGGTCGTACGTCGATTACCCTGAAATGCCAGGTGCGCAACAAGATCACCCGCAAAAGCATCCTGACGGTCGAGAAGATCGTCTTCGTCAACCTCGACGAAGACGGCCAGCCCGCGCCACACGGCCGGACTGAAATCCGCTACATCAAGGATCAGTTCGACGTCGAGGACTGA